A region of Thermococcus barossii DNA encodes the following proteins:
- the csa3 gene encoding CRISPR-associated CARF protein Csa3 has protein sequence MVFPVGFDEKFIVRALVRRREGIDGLEPGDRLLAVVPEGYRREQRTVNAIEAIKGITSPVVGEGNVFVLEVPVKGEDMVITIKREIEKRLTDDRLILAVLSGGMRPILVSTLLALLGVKDARVIVESDFENLSGHISLELGPFLAPHNRRWEKILCGLLEGKSVRTVAKELGVSPATVSNELKGMARYHLVRAEKPDGRVPKYLVTRAGKTYLKIVGSECIET, from the coding sequence GTGGTGTTCCCGGTGGGGTTTGATGAGAAGTTCATAGTCCGGGCCCTGGTGCGAAGGAGGGAAGGGATAGATGGCCTCGAACCAGGGGACAGGCTCCTCGCCGTGGTTCCCGAGGGCTACCGGAGAGAGCAGAGAACCGTCAATGCCATCGAAGCCATAAAGGGCATAACCTCCCCCGTGGTCGGTGAAGGGAACGTTTTTGTCCTCGAAGTTCCGGTGAAGGGTGAGGATATGGTGATTACAATAAAACGGGAAATCGAAAAAAGGCTCACCGACGACAGGCTTATTTTGGCCGTTCTTTCCGGAGGGATGAGGCCAATTCTCGTCTCAACCCTGCTCGCCCTTCTCGGTGTCAAAGATGCCAGAGTCATCGTGGAGAGCGACTTTGAAAACCTCTCCGGCCACATATCCCTTGAACTCGGCCCGTTTCTAGCACCGCACAACAGACGATGGGAGAAAATACTCTGCGGTCTCCTTGAAGGAAAGAGCGTTAGAACCGTTGCAAAGGAACTTGGCGTGTCTCCGGCGACAGTCAGCAACGAGCTCAAGGGAATGGCTAGGTATCATCTCGTGAGGGCTGAAAAGCCGGACGGAAGGGTCCCGAAGTATCTTGTCACCCGTGCGGGAAAAACTTACCTGAAAATAGTGGGGAGTGAGTGCATTGAGACTTGA
- a CDS encoding geranylgeranyl reductase family protein codes for MKYDVVVVGAGIAGPIVARNVAKAGFSVLLIDKKPAIGTPKQCAEGISIKVFEKYDIPYDRRFINREIYGAKLYSPSGYELELRYKEASGVILERKVFDKMLAYYAARAGADVLARTEALDVIRKDGKIAGIKAKHEDEPVEIYADVIVAADGVESTIARKAGINTYAPPHEFDSSYEYEMLIEGYDPDLIHLWFGNEIAPRGYVWVFPKDEDRANVGIGIASDNPKTAKYYLDKWLRENNIPAKKLLEINVGVVPVGGFVKELVKDNVLVVGDAARQVNPMHGGGMAEAMEAGTIASKWIVKALEEENSELLKNYTTEWWETDGERLQKVLKVRRVTEKLTDEDLDLFIQILSGTDAEKIAGGDYGEVIKALLKHPKVILSPRRIKLLKELL; via the coding sequence ATGAAATACGACGTCGTCGTGGTGGGCGCCGGAATAGCCGGCCCCATAGTCGCGAGAAACGTTGCTAAAGCCGGATTTTCTGTCCTGCTCATCGATAAGAAGCCAGCCATAGGAACGCCCAAGCAGTGCGCTGAGGGAATAAGCATAAAGGTCTTCGAGAAGTACGACATACCCTACGACAGGCGCTTCATCAACCGCGAGATTTATGGAGCAAAGCTCTACTCACCCAGCGGATACGAGCTTGAGCTCCGTTACAAGGAAGCCAGCGGCGTTATCCTTGAGAGGAAGGTCTTCGACAAGATGCTTGCCTACTACGCTGCCAGGGCTGGCGCGGACGTTCTCGCAAGGACGGAGGCCCTCGATGTTATCAGGAAGGATGGAAAAATAGCTGGAATAAAAGCCAAGCATGAGGATGAGCCTGTTGAAATTTATGCCGATGTTATAGTCGCCGCCGACGGCGTGGAGAGCACCATAGCGCGGAAAGCCGGGATAAACACCTACGCTCCGCCGCATGAGTTCGATTCAAGCTACGAGTACGAGATGCTCATAGAGGGTTACGACCCCGACCTGATACACCTCTGGTTCGGAAACGAGATAGCGCCGAGGGGCTACGTCTGGGTCTTCCCCAAGGACGAGGACAGGGCCAACGTGGGTATAGGAATAGCCTCGGACAATCCAAAGACGGCCAAGTACTACCTTGACAAGTGGCTGAGGGAAAACAACATCCCCGCCAAGAAGCTTCTTGAGATAAACGTGGGAGTGGTGCCGGTTGGCGGCTTCGTCAAGGAATTGGTGAAGGACAACGTTCTCGTCGTCGGCGACGCTGCCAGGCAGGTCAACCCGATGCACGGCGGCGGGATGGCCGAGGCGATGGAGGCGGGGACGATAGCGAGCAAGTGGATCGTCAAGGCACTTGAGGAGGAGAACTCCGAACTCCTGAAGAACTACACGACCGAGTGGTGGGAGACCGACGGGGAGAGGCTCCAGAAGGTTCTCAAAGTGAGGCGCGTTACCGAGAAGCTGACCGATGAGGACCTCGACCTCTTCATCCAGATACTTAGCGGGACCGACGCGGAGAAGATAGCAGGTGGAGATTACGGGGAGGTCATCAAGGCGCTCCTGAAGCACCCGAAGGTCATCCTCAGCCCGAGGAGGATAAAACTCCTCAAGGAGCTTCTCTGA
- a CDS encoding HD domain-containing protein, giving the protein MSACAYFTNGECVETMEAHVKRGFEIIEGLYIDRGYERFLANLLNVDDGTAVELLRKAYALHDAGKCLGVFQNRKSSFGFHEFYSYLIVGKVFQKFGKAGEVASVAVLLHHHSWIRTKTPEKQANLRLSGKCRELLENLSREKLPEEVPWIEPTVAYSKAEEILRKNLRGVYALLLPIVVADNYAAAINRGGESSALGREIFDVLRVRGWEVARGVPGGV; this is encoded by the coding sequence ATGAGCGCGTGCGCGTACTTCACAAACGGGGAGTGCGTTGAAACGATGGAGGCCCACGTTAAGAGGGGCTTTGAAATCATTGAGGGGCTCTACATCGATAGGGGATACGAGAGGTTTCTCGCGAACCTCCTGAATGTTGATGACGGGACTGCCGTGGAGCTCTTGAGGAAAGCCTACGCCCTCCACGACGCCGGGAAGTGCCTTGGGGTGTTCCAGAACAGGAAGTCAAGCTTTGGATTCCACGAGTTTTACTCGTATCTAATAGTGGGAAAAGTGTTCCAGAAATTCGGAAAAGCGGGAGAAGTTGCCTCCGTGGCGGTACTGCTCCACCATCATAGCTGGATACGAACAAAAACTCCGGAGAAACAGGCGAATCTGAGGTTGAGTGGCAAATGTCGTGAGTTACTGGAGAACCTCTCCCGCGAAAAGCTTCCGGAGGAAGTTCCATGGATTGAACCCACCGTCGCGTACTCGAAGGCGGAGGAGATCCTCAGGAAAAACCTCAGGGGGGTTTACGCCCTCCTGCTACCGATTGTGGTGGCGGACAATTACGCCGCGGCCATCAACAGGGGTGGCGAGAGCAGTGCTCTCGGACGGGAGATTTTTGATGTACTGCGCGTTAGGGGGTGGGAAGTTGCTCGTGGTGTTCCCGGTGGGGTTTGA
- a CDS encoding PD-(D/E)XK nuclease family protein — protein sequence MEYPEEIEEFNERIRNAITGKTPERKIWVTSLSFYLRKAALSVYLGTFKYERTGEMLVGSVLHEWLGNAVSGDDIEFEAPVEYPLDEGWKLVGRVDAVKGDYPLEFKFRGFTAGDEESPKGPEEMEEPPRLAVEQLNAYLNMMGKERGYIYVFDKNGMNFKPFQVERDEEQFQKMLRRARVVINGVKQLEEGRFPKWIKPRWKRECEECLFKPICDAVESK from the coding sequence ATGGAGTATCCCGAGGAGATTGAGGAGTTCAACGAGAGGATCCGGAATGCAATAACAGGAAAGACGCCGGAGCGGAAGATATGGGTGACCTCTCTGAGCTTCTACCTCCGAAAGGCGGCCCTATCGGTGTATCTCGGGACGTTCAAGTACGAGAGGACGGGGGAGATGCTCGTCGGCAGCGTCCTCCACGAATGGCTGGGAAACGCCGTGAGCGGGGATGACATAGAGTTCGAGGCCCCGGTCGAGTATCCCCTGGACGAGGGCTGGAAGCTCGTGGGGAGAGTGGATGCCGTCAAGGGCGACTACCCTTTAGAGTTCAAGTTCCGCGGATTTACCGCCGGAGACGAGGAGAGCCCGAAGGGGCCCGAGGAGATGGAAGAGCCGCCCAGGCTGGCAGTTGAACAGCTCAACGCGTACCTCAACATGATGGGGAAGGAGAGGGGCTACATCTACGTTTTTGACAAAAACGGGATGAACTTCAAGCCGTTTCAGGTGGAGCGGGATGAGGAGCAGTTCCAGAAGATGCTGAGAAGGGCAAGGGTTGTCATCAATGGCGTAAAACAGCTCGAAGAGGGCAGGTTTCCGAAGTGGATAAAGCCGCGCTGGAAACGGGAATGTGAGGAGTGCCTCTTTAAGCCGATATGCGATGCCGTGGAGTCTAAATGA
- the cas6 gene encoding CRISPR-associated endoribonuclease Cas6 codes for MRLELLLHFEEPFLIPYNYPRSLYSFLIHGIELGEEGISKRIHTNKKDVKFVASRLLPLGKVKKTEKGLLVEQGRVRLFVGSSAWPVLEALVNGLGSGLGELHIGERRLLEAEIKTAKTPKRLSGQRFRTLSPVSVYHNNPPNGFRSWDLSPVGQPNSPFEDESVVWKELVFRNLREKYLMVHGEPHEGDFGIEVFPRNVRSKMFRIKGVNVRAWEFEFRMWGDEEFLRVAWDMGLGMRNTHGFGMIEVM; via the coding sequence TTGAGACTTGAACTCCTTCTCCACTTTGAGGAACCCTTCCTCATACCCTACAACTACCCCCGCTCCCTCTACTCCTTTCTAATCCACGGCATTGAACTCGGAGAGGAAGGAATCTCCAAGAGAATCCACACTAACAAGAAGGATGTCAAGTTCGTTGCCTCACGGCTCCTTCCCCTGGGGAAAGTAAAGAAGACGGAGAAAGGCCTACTCGTCGAGCAGGGGCGGGTCAGACTCTTCGTCGGTTCCTCCGCGTGGCCAGTCCTCGAAGCCCTCGTGAACGGACTCGGCTCTGGACTTGGAGAACTCCACATAGGTGAGAGGAGGCTCCTCGAGGCGGAAATCAAAACTGCAAAAACACCCAAGAGGCTCTCTGGCCAGAGGTTCCGAACCCTCTCTCCAGTGAGCGTCTACCACAACAATCCTCCGAACGGATTCAGGAGTTGGGACCTCTCGCCAGTTGGCCAGCCGAACAGCCCGTTTGAGGACGAGTCTGTCGTATGGAAGGAGCTGGTCTTCAGGAACCTCCGCGAGAAGTACCTGATGGTCCACGGGGAGCCCCACGAGGGGGACTTCGGGATTGAGGTCTTCCCCCGGAATGTGAGGAGCAAGATGTTCAGGATCAAAGGGGTGAATGTCAGGGCGTGGGAGTTCGAGTTCAGGATGTGGGGAGATGAGGAGTTTCTCCGCGTTGCCTGGGACATGGGGCTCGGGATGAGGAACACCCACGGGTTTGGTATGATAGAGGTGATGTGA
- a CDS encoding RNA ligase partner protein yields MRFVLDTSIFVNPEIRDRFGDSPTEAMRTFLSYAERLFGKVEFYMPPGIYREVMHFVDEEELLPEIELYVIKKPPNVHDIKIPAFVVYELIDDIRRRIDKGLRVAEKAVRESVIETDNVDKIIQKLRRNYRKALREGIVDSKEDFELILLAKELDATIVSADVGILTWAQKMGIKWIDAAKFRDVLEGLVEKMG; encoded by the coding sequence ATGCGGTTCGTCCTCGACACGAGCATCTTCGTCAACCCCGAGATACGGGACAGGTTCGGCGACTCCCCAACCGAGGCCATGAGGACTTTTCTGAGCTACGCTGAGAGGCTCTTTGGAAAGGTGGAGTTCTACATGCCGCCCGGCATATACCGTGAGGTCATGCACTTCGTTGACGAGGAGGAGCTTCTCCCCGAGATAGAGCTCTACGTGATCAAGAAACCCCCCAACGTCCACGACATCAAGATTCCGGCCTTCGTCGTGTACGAGCTGATAGACGACATCAGAAGGAGGATAGACAAGGGACTCCGTGTGGCGGAGAAAGCCGTCCGAGAGAGCGTCATCGAGACGGACAACGTGGACAAAATAATCCAGAAGCTCAGGAGGAACTACCGGAAGGCCCTCCGGGAGGGCATCGTGGACAGCAAGGAGGACTTTGAGCTTATCCTGCTTGCAAAGGAGCTGGACGCTACGATAGTCTCTGCCGACGTGGGGATACTGACCTGGGCGCAGAAGATGGGCATCAAGTGGATAGACGCGGCCAAATTCAGGGACGTTCTGGAGGGCCTCGTCGAGAAAATGGGCTGA
- a CDS encoding DUF362 domain-containing protein yields the protein MPEKIRVVVNEDRCYLCGGCAGVCPTLAIEVHSSGWEFFQDKCIYCRICITACPVGALSAEPLEVGE from the coding sequence ATGCCGGAGAAAATAAGGGTCGTGGTTAACGAGGACAGGTGCTATCTCTGCGGTGGCTGCGCTGGTGTCTGCCCGACTTTAGCGATAGAGGTTCACTCAAGCGGCTGGGAGTTCTTCCAAGACAAGTGCATCTACTGCAGGATATGCATCACCGCCTGCCCCGTCGGAGCGCTCAGCGCCGAACCCCTGGAGGTGGGAGAGTGA
- the pdo gene encoding protein disulfide oxidoreductase yields the protein MGLISDADKKVIREEFFSKMTNPVKIIGFIGKEHCQYCDQLKQLVQELAELTDKLTYEFHDFDTEEGRRIAEQYRIDRAPAVTITQDGKDMGVRFFGLPAGHEFGAFLEDIVDVSNASTDLMPESKEELAKIDRDVRILVFVTPTCPYCPLAVRMAHKFAIENTNAGKGKILGDMVEAIEYPEWADQYSVMAVPKIVIQVDGEDKVQFEGAYPEKMFMEKLLAAIE from the coding sequence ATGGGACTGATTAGTGATGCGGACAAAAAGGTCATCAGGGAGGAGTTTTTCTCCAAGATGACGAACCCCGTCAAGATCATCGGGTTTATTGGAAAGGAGCACTGCCAGTACTGCGATCAGCTGAAACAGCTCGTTCAAGAGCTTGCAGAGCTGACCGACAAGCTCACCTACGAGTTCCACGACTTCGACACGGAGGAGGGCAGGAGGATAGCTGAGCAGTACAGGATCGACCGCGCCCCGGCCGTGACCATAACCCAGGACGGAAAGGACATGGGCGTCAGATTCTTCGGCCTTCCGGCCGGCCACGAGTTCGGGGCCTTCCTTGAGGATATAGTTGACGTCAGCAACGCGAGCACCGACCTCATGCCCGAGAGCAAGGAGGAGCTGGCGAAGATCGACAGGGACGTCAGGATACTCGTCTTCGTCACCCCCACCTGCCCCTACTGCCCGCTCGCGGTCAGGATGGCCCACAAGTTCGCCATCGAGAACACCAACGCCGGCAAGGGCAAGATACTCGGCGACATGGTCGAGGCTATCGAGTACCCCGAGTGGGCCGACCAGTACAGCGTCATGGCAGTTCCGAAGATAGTCATCCAGGTGGACGGCGAGGACAAGGTCCAGTTCGAGGGGGCCTATCCGGAGAAGATGTTCATGGAGAAGCTCCTCGCTGCAATCGAGTGA
- the cas2 gene encoding CRISPR-associated endonuclease Cas2 translates to MYVVIVYDVAVERVNRVKKFLRQHLHWVQNSVFEGEVTRAEFERIKATLQELIDEEEDSIVIYKLRSMPAREVMGVEKNPMSDVI, encoded by the coding sequence ATGTACGTGGTCATAGTCTACGACGTCGCGGTTGAAAGGGTTAACCGGGTAAAGAAGTTTCTTCGTCAGCATCTCCACTGGGTTCAAAACAGCGTCTTCGAGGGGGAAGTCACCAGAGCGGAGTTTGAGAGGATAAAGGCCACCCTTCAGGAGCTGATTGACGAGGAAGAGGATTCAATCGTCATCTATAAGCTCCGCTCCATGCCGGCCAGAGAGGTGATGGGAGTGGAAAAGAACCCGATGAGCGATGTCATTTAG
- the surR gene encoding sulfur metabolism transcriptional regulator SurR: MTEPDIFYILGNKVRRDLLSHLTCTECYFSFLSSKVSVSSTAVAKHLKIMEREGILKSYEREGPFIGPARKYYDIAISKTYVTTVTPNLFWYRGLDLEGVPLEKVRIDLSRIPLEHDSLLEMVSSFLELSSELEKVLHALQSIESRRDRLMKEIKERYLNEIGDMTQLAILHYLLLTGEATVEELSDRLNLKEREVLVKAQELDRFVPLTIKDGIIKIDEDKLKQKLGGVEYAGENKGRG, from the coding sequence ATGACTGAACCCGATATCTTTTACATACTGGGGAACAAGGTGAGGCGCGATCTGCTCAGCCACCTCACCTGTACGGAGTGCTACTTCAGCTTCCTCAGCAGCAAGGTTAGCGTTTCCTCCACGGCGGTAGCCAAGCACCTTAAAATCATGGAACGCGAAGGCATTTTGAAGTCCTACGAGCGGGAAGGACCGTTCATAGGGCCGGCCAGGAAGTACTACGACATCGCCATCTCGAAGACCTATGTTACCACGGTAACGCCCAACCTCTTCTGGTACCGCGGCCTGGACCTCGAAGGAGTGCCCCTCGAAAAGGTCAGGATTGATCTGAGCCGCATACCTCTGGAGCACGACAGTCTTCTGGAGATGGTCAGCTCTTTCTTGGAGCTGAGCTCGGAGCTTGAGAAGGTACTCCACGCACTGCAGAGCATAGAGAGCAGGCGTGACAGGCTTATGAAAGAGATTAAGGAGCGCTACCTCAATGAGATAGGGGACATGACCCAGCTCGCTATACTGCACTACCTCCTCCTCACGGGCGAGGCGACCGTTGAAGAGCTGAGCGACAGGCTCAACCTCAAGGAGAGGGAAGTTCTGGTCAAGGCCCAGGAACTGGACAGGTTCGTACCGTTAACAATAAAAGACGGAATCATCAAAATCGACGAGGACAAGCTAAAACAAAAGCTTGGCGGTGTCGAATATGCCGGAGAAAATAAGGGTCGTGGTTAA
- the topA gene encoding DNA topoisomerase I, whose amino-acid sequence MVTLIIAEKPNVARKIAYALAEGKPVRKTIGKVPYYEFTRDGKRIIVAPAVGHLFSLAPKTKTYGYPVFDIEWVPVYVAEKGKSYAKDYIKALATLAKRADEFVVACDYDTEGEVIGYTALKYACGVDPSKAKRMKFSALTKKDLLRAWYNLEPTINFGMADAGIARHVLDWYWGVNLSRALTSAIKRASGKWQVLSTGRVQGPTLKFLVEREKEIQNFKPTPYWVIKMLLEKNGEQYTAVYEKERILDENEARRIVEEAKKGPAFVEKVEVKQQNRHPPVPFDLGTLQREAYSAFGYSPKKTLEIAQKLYEKGYCLHPDSLIPTPGGVKKIKELPREGEVFALDFDLKLSRARYRLLERDADEPMYKVVLGDRTELYLTGDHPVLVYRDDRLIFVPAEELREDDQVVLLINREEFQSAGKTPQLFDFILKNATSMRDYIIYEPSFGSVLRERIKKAGLKVEILWRFKIKEPTYYKYLRGKMPVQVFGFLVESGVISKDEARNVFRGFSYGTSTMPISFEFNENFWYLYGFVVGDGHVTEEGKITIAAKDRTEETIEALQEVASSLGVPFAYDSKYKVILLRSKSLARLFELLGCPHGNKTEIFKIPGEVLAKPEWIASFLAGYYDADSHIGTKPTGSGKSLSPQIVLTSKNRDAIYTVKLMWQLLGVGTYLWKKKDKNGNFMAYELKVYSRDSLRFYKVMKDYLRVKRRDLENVRKVAIRKRKSYSHHYSVLKVRDWGGKLKTDNVLWKEFDMSNQTARGSGISLDKLERINDYLADEDLRRIATGDVYVLGIKSIEKFHYKGKVYDLVVEDYHNFIANGIVVHNCSYPRTSSQKLPKNLNFRSILQNLAKLPEYKPFAHELLGKERLKPVEGKKDDPAHPAIYPTGELPKPGELTKDEANLYDLIVRRFLALFMEPAVREIMKVVINSNSHRFILSGARTVKEGWLKVYGKYVKFDEVILPAFREGEPVNVLQIKREKKKTKPPARYSPAAVIKKMEDLGIGTKATRAQILETLYSRGYIEGKRKIKVTPLGMRVVEALEKNVPDIVSVELTRAFEEKMEEIMAGKADKESVIEESKNQLIKILRIFKERELDIGKMLVETTGTEATTSKSAAKKAGVVKELSEKEEMAVKRASEEKKGPLVIGKCPKCGGDLVVRYNRKTGKRFVGCSNWPKCNVTYPLLQRGEIIPTNKTCCNGAPVVKIREKGREYEICVDMNCRDWKKKG is encoded by the coding sequence ATGGTCACGCTCATTATAGCGGAAAAGCCCAACGTCGCCCGTAAAATCGCGTATGCCCTGGCTGAGGGCAAGCCCGTTAGGAAGACAATTGGAAAGGTTCCCTATTACGAGTTCACCCGCGACGGGAAGAGAATAATCGTAGCTCCGGCAGTTGGCCACCTCTTCTCGCTCGCCCCAAAGACGAAGACCTACGGTTATCCGGTCTTTGACATAGAATGGGTTCCGGTCTATGTCGCCGAGAAAGGCAAGAGCTACGCGAAGGACTACATCAAGGCCCTGGCCACCCTCGCCAAGAGGGCCGATGAGTTCGTGGTTGCCTGCGACTACGATACCGAGGGCGAGGTTATCGGTTATACTGCCCTCAAGTACGCCTGCGGCGTTGATCCGTCCAAGGCCAAGCGCATGAAGTTCTCAGCCCTGACGAAGAAAGACCTTCTGAGGGCATGGTACAACCTCGAACCGACGATAAACTTCGGGATGGCCGATGCTGGAATAGCGCGCCACGTCCTCGACTGGTACTGGGGTGTGAACCTCTCCAGAGCCCTCACCTCCGCCATAAAACGCGCCAGCGGCAAGTGGCAGGTTCTCTCCACCGGCCGTGTTCAGGGGCCGACCCTCAAGTTTCTCGTTGAGCGTGAGAAGGAAATCCAGAACTTTAAGCCAACTCCTTACTGGGTCATCAAGATGCTTCTGGAGAAGAACGGGGAGCAGTACACGGCCGTTTACGAGAAGGAGCGCATCCTTGATGAAAACGAGGCCAGGCGCATCGTTGAGGAGGCCAAGAAGGGGCCGGCCTTCGTTGAAAAGGTTGAGGTAAAGCAGCAGAACAGGCATCCCCCAGTCCCCTTCGATCTTGGAACGCTCCAGCGGGAAGCGTATTCAGCGTTTGGCTACTCCCCGAAGAAGACGTTGGAGATTGCGCAGAAGCTCTATGAGAAGGGTTACTGCCTTCACCCGGATTCACTCATACCAACTCCAGGGGGAGTGAAGAAAATCAAAGAGCTACCCAGGGAGGGCGAGGTTTTTGCCCTTGACTTTGACCTTAAGCTGTCGAGGGCCAGGTACAGGCTACTTGAAAGAGACGCGGATGAGCCCATGTATAAGGTCGTTCTCGGTGATAGAACCGAGCTTTATCTAACCGGAGACCACCCAGTTCTTGTTTATAGAGATGATAGACTGATATTTGTTCCTGCTGAGGAGCTTAGAGAAGATGACCAAGTGGTGCTTCTCATAAATCGTGAAGAGTTTCAAAGTGCGGGCAAAACTCCACAACTGTTCGACTTTATTCTCAAAAACGCCACCTCCATGCGCGATTATATCATTTATGAACCGTCTTTTGGTTCAGTTCTTAGAGAGAGGATAAAGAAAGCCGGGCTGAAGGTGGAAATCCTGTGGAGGTTCAAAATCAAGGAACCTACCTACTACAAGTATCTCAGAGGCAAGATGCCGGTTCAGGTTTTTGGGTTCCTTGTGGAGAGTGGGGTAATATCAAAGGATGAAGCAAGGAATGTTTTCAGGGGATTCTCATACGGAACCTCAACAATGCCAATTTCGTTTGAGTTCAATGAGAACTTTTGGTACTTGTATGGCTTCGTGGTGGGGGACGGACATGTCACAGAGGAGGGTAAGATAACGATAGCCGCAAAGGACAGGACAGAGGAAACCATAGAGGCTCTACAGGAGGTTGCAAGTTCCCTGGGTGTCCCGTTCGCCTACGATTCAAAATACAAGGTGATACTCCTCCGCAGCAAGTCTCTGGCGAGACTGTTTGAGCTTCTTGGCTGCCCCCATGGAAACAAAACGGAAATATTTAAGATTCCCGGTGAGGTACTGGCAAAGCCCGAATGGATTGCTTCATTCCTGGCCGGATACTACGATGCCGATAGCCATATCGGAACCAAGCCAACGGGCAGTGGGAAATCACTGTCTCCCCAAATCGTCTTAACCTCTAAGAACCGAGACGCTATATACACAGTCAAGCTCATGTGGCAGTTGCTCGGCGTTGGTACGTATCTGTGGAAGAAAAAAGACAAAAATGGAAACTTCATGGCCTACGAGCTCAAAGTGTATTCGCGGGATTCTCTCAGGTTCTACAAGGTTATGAAGGATTACTTGAGGGTAAAAAGACGCGATTTGGAAAATGTTCGAAAGGTTGCGATTAGGAAGAGAAAATCCTACTCCCATCACTACAGCGTTCTTAAGGTCAGAGACTGGGGCGGGAAGTTAAAAACCGACAATGTTCTCTGGAAAGAGTTCGACATGTCCAATCAGACTGCTCGCGGAAGTGGAATAAGCCTTGACAAACTCGAAAGAATCAATGATTACCTCGCAGATGAAGACCTCCGTCGGATTGCCACCGGAGACGTCTACGTTCTCGGAATAAAGTCCATTGAAAAGTTCCACTACAAGGGCAAGGTTTACGACCTCGTCGTTGAGGACTACCACAACTTCATTGCCAATGGGATAGTCGTTCACAACTGCTCATATCCCCGCACATCGTCGCAGAAACTTCCCAAGAACCTCAACTTCCGCTCCATCCTCCAGAACCTTGCAAAGCTTCCGGAGTATAAGCCCTTCGCCCACGAGCTTCTGGGTAAGGAGAGGCTCAAGCCCGTCGAGGGCAAGAAGGACGACCCGGCCCACCCGGCGATCTATCCCACCGGCGAGCTCCCAAAGCCGGGTGAGCTGACCAAGGACGAGGCCAACCTCTACGACCTGATCGTCAGGCGTTTCCTGGCCCTCTTCATGGAGCCAGCCGTCAGAGAGATAATGAAAGTGGTCATAAATTCCAACTCTCACCGCTTCATCCTGAGTGGTGCAAGAACCGTGAAGGAGGGCTGGCTGAAGGTCTACGGCAAGTACGTCAAGTTCGACGAGGTTATTCTGCCGGCCTTTAGGGAGGGCGAACCGGTGAATGTTCTTCAAATAAAGCGCGAGAAGAAGAAGACGAAGCCCCCAGCGAGATACTCTCCAGCCGCTGTAATCAAAAAGATGGAAGACCTAGGAATAGGAACCAAAGCCACACGCGCCCAGATTCTGGAGACCCTTTACAGCCGTGGCTACATCGAGGGCAAGAGGAAGATAAAGGTCACCCCGCTTGGCATGCGCGTCGTCGAAGCCCTGGAGAAGAATGTTCCTGATATAGTGAGTGTCGAGCTGACGAGGGCCTTCGAGGAGAAGATGGAGGAGATAATGGCCGGAAAGGCCGATAAAGAGAGCGTCATCGAGGAGAGCAAGAACCAGCTCATCAAGATCCTCAGGATCTTCAAGGAGAGGGAGCTCGACATAGGGAAGATGCTAGTGGAAACGACGGGGACCGAGGCAACCACCTCTAAATCTGCCGCCAAAAAGGCCGGCGTGGTGAAGGAGCTCAGCGAGAAAGAGGAGATGGCCGTTAAAAGGGCATCTGAGGAGAAGAAAGGCCCGCTCGTCATAGGCAAGTGCCCCAAGTGCGGCGGTGATTTGGTCGTCAGGTACAACAGAAAGACGGGCAAGCGCTTCGTCGGCTGCTCCAACTGGCCCAAGTGCAACGTCACATACCCGCTCCTTCAGAGGGGAGAGATAATTCCAACGAACAAGACCTGCTGCAACGGCGCCCCTGTTGTCAAGATACGCGAGAAGGGAAGGGAGTACGAGATATGCGTTGACATGAACTGCAGGGACTGGAAGAAAAAAGGGTAA